A window from Sus scrofa isolate TJ Tabasco breed Duroc chromosome 2, Sscrofa11.1, whole genome shotgun sequence encodes these proteins:
- the DUS3L gene encoding tRNA-dihydrouridine(47) synthase [NAD(P)(+)]-like, translated as MAEGAAEAPAESGGGGGGGNPGAGEPERGVTPIKSQYLTTKEQFHEFLEAKGREEPSQETKAGDPDDNDLVEPEAKRIRLEDGQTKDGQTEEAAEQREEPQVQKRARGQNKSRPHVKPTHYDKNRLCPSLIQESASKCFYGDRCRFLHDVSLYLETKPADLGPRCVLFETFGRCPYGVTCRFAGAHLGPEGQNLVQEGLVQAPNIRNGLDKALQQQLRKRKVCFERSEQALRQLSKGRLPGPTPTAAEPEVTEADGAPEQDGCDAQQASHGPQQAPPSGPLRTCGPLTDEDVVRLRPCEKRRLDISGKLYLAPLTTCGNLPFRRICKRFGADVTCGEMAVCTNLLQGQTSEWALLKRHPCEDVFGVQLEGAFPDTMTKCAELLNRTIEVDFVDINVGCPIDLVYKKGGGCALMNRSAKFQQIVRGMNQVLDVPLTVKIRTGVQERVNLAHRLLPELRDWGAALVTLHGRSREQRYTKLADWQYIEQCVTAASPMPLFGNGDILSYEDANRAMKTGVAGIMIARGALLKPWLFTEIKEQRHWDISSSERLDILRDFTHYGLEHWGSDTQGVEKTRRFLLEWLSFLCRYVPVGLLERLPQRINERPPYYMGRDYLETLMASQKAADWIRISEMLLGPVPPTFVFLPKHKANAYK; from the exons ATGGCGGAGGGAGCGGCGGAGGCCCCAGCagagagtggtggtggtggtggtggtggcaacCCCGGAGCCGGCGAGCCAGAACGAGGGGTGACGCCCATTAAATCTCA ATACCTCACCACCAAGGAGCAATTCCACGAATTCTTGGAAGCCAAAGGACGGGAGGAGCCCAGCCAGGAAACCAAGGCAGGGGACCCTGATGACAATGACCTGGTTGAGCCTGAGGCCAAGCGTATCCGACTGGAGGATGGGCAGACAAAGGACGGGCAGACAGAGGAGGCAGCCGAGCAGAGGGAGGAGCCGCAGGTTCAGAAGAGGGCCCGGGGCCAGAACAAGAGCCGGCCTCATGTGAAGCCCACCCACTATGACAAGAACAGGCTCTGTCCCTCCCTGATCCAG GAATCAGCCTCTAAATGTTTCTATGGTGACCGCTGCCGCTTCCTGCATGATGTGAGCCTCTACCTGGAGACCAAGCCGGCTGACCTGGGACCCCGCTGTGTGCTCTTTGAGACCTTCGGCAGGTGCCCTTATGGCGTGACCTGCCGCTTTGCTGGGGCGCATCTGGGGCCCGAGGGCCAGAATCTGGTGCAGGAGGGGTTGGTCCAGGCCCCAAACATCCGCAACGGCCTGGACAAGGCCCTGCAGCAGCAACTGCGAAAGCGCAAGGTCTGCTTCGAGCGTTCGGAGCAGGCCCTGCGCCAACTAAGCAAGGGCCGGCTGCCAGGCCCTACCCCCACCGCTGCTGagcctgaggtcacagaggctgATGGTGCCCCAGAGCAAGATGGCTGTGATGCCCAACAGGCCTCCCATGGGCCACAACAGGCCCCTCCCAGTGGCCCTTTAAGGACATGCGGGCCCCTGACAGATGAGGATGTAGTCAGGTTGCGGCCCTGTGAGAAGCGGCGG CTGGACATCAGTGGGAAATTGTACCTGGCCCCCCTCACCACG TGCGGGAACCTACCCTTTCGGCGGATCTGTAAGCGCTTTGGGGCTGATGTGACTTGCGGGGAGATGGCCGTGTGCACCAACCTGCTGCAGGGCCAGACGTCCGAGTGGGCCCTGCTCAAACGCCACCCCTGTGAGGACGTCTTTGGTGTCCAG CTTGAGGGCGCCTTCCCCGACACCATGACCAAGTGTGCAGAGCTGCTGAACCGCACCATCGAGGTGGATTTCGTGGACATCAACGTCGGCTGCCCCATCGATCTCGTATACAAGAAG GGCGGGGGCTGTGCCCTCATGAACCGCTCGGCTAAGTTCCAGCAGATCGTCCGAGGCATGAACCAG GTGCTGGACGTGCCCCTGACCGTGAAGATCCGCACAGGCGTCCAGGAGCGTGTGAATCTGGCCCACCGGCTGCTGCCTGAGCTGCGGGACTGGGGGGCAGCTCTAGTCACG CTCCATGGCCGCTCTCGGGAGCAGCGCTACACCAAGCTGGCCGACTGGCAGTACATCGAGCAGTGCGTGACAGCAGCCAGCCCCATGCCCCTCTTCG GAAACGGGGACATCTTGTCTTATGAGGATGCCAACCGAGCCATGAAGACCGGTGTCGCTGGGATCATGATTGCCCG CGGTGCCCTGCTGAAGCCGTGGCTCTTCACGGAGATCAAGGAGCAGCGACACTGGGACATCTCGTCCTCTGAGCGCCTGGACATCCTGAGGGACTTCACACACTACGGCCTCGAGCACTGGGGCTCAGACACGCAGGGTGTGGAGAAGACGCGCCGCTTCCTGCTCGAGTGGCTCTCCTTCCTGTGCAG GTATGTGCCCGTGGGCCTGCTGGAGCGGCTCCCACAGAGAATCAATGAGCGGCCGCCCTACTACATGGGCCGCGACTACCTGGAGACGCTCATGGCCAGCCAGAAGGCAGCCGACTGGATCCGCATCAG TGAGATGCTGCTGGGACCCGTGCCACCCACCTTCGTTTTCCTGCCCAAGCACAAGGCTAATGCCTACAAGTAG
- the PRR22 gene encoding proline-rich protein 22 isoform X1: MQHHKPFYTPAAPQRGFSPQGLDGTEGAGSQPGPTCTEPLPTMGSSNLYHPSNPEKEVFPAPPAGFQMAPCGCFFDPRIYRIEWAATDFGQSSLYKLATVGGGGPAGGPASPSTYLLEPQHYLKAPGPPPLPPPYPHYQPLLPGGPQYLLPYFPEGPGPEALGFVGDGGPPTFVELPPPLIKEGLAPPLPPKESKLPPLLITLPAEAPLPAGPYSHLKGRLSQLQGPSEPPAFPIKEPPPSPLLYPPGPAEPRAPEAEAAPLGVGEARTSEATKAFTLPEKVLLEDAMKLFDCLPGGAEPDGAPHKAPGPTLPDSGGGGDDSSGDIRSLHLPDELLSFDYSVPEILDTVSNVDYFFNFKALDEEPPPQPGPPAATAAAPALRAEPPGKRKAGTSTSKKGRQGGKGRQAAGLASVAPSGPRQDLEAAPH; the protein is encoded by the exons ATGCAGCATCACAAACCCTTCTACACACCTGCAGCTCCCCAAAGAGGCTTCAGTCCCCAAGGCTTGGACGGCACTGAGGGGGCGGGCAGCCAGCCTGGTCCCACCTGCACGGAGCCTCTTCCCACTATGG GTTCCTCCAACCTGTATCACCCCTCAAACCCGGAGAAAGAGGTGTTTCCGGCCCCTCCAGCAG GTTTCCAGATGGCGCCCTGCGGGTGCTTCTTTGACCCCCGCATCTACCGAATCGAGTGGGCCGCCACCGACTTCGGCCAGTCGTCTTTGTACAAGCTGGCGACAGTAGGCGGCGGGGGGCCTGCTGGGGGCCCCGCCTCGCCCAGCACCTACCTCCTGGAGCCCCAGCACTACCTCAAGGCCCCAGGGCCGCCTCCGCTGCCCCCGCCCTACCCCCACTACCAGCCGCTGCTGCCAGGGGGCCCCCAGTACCTCCTGCCTTATTTCCCAGAGGGGCCTGGGCCTGAGGCCCTGGGCTTCGTGGGGGATGGGGGACCCCCCACCTTCGTGGAGCTGCCTCCTCCCTTGATCAAGGAAGGCCTggcacccccactgccccccaaGGAGAGCAAACTGCCCCCACTGCTCATCACGCTGCCCGCCGAGGCCCCGCTGCCCGCTGGCCCCTACAGCCACCTCAAGGGCCGCCTGAGCCAGCTGCAGGGGCCCAGCGAGCCCCCCGCCTTCCCCATCAAGGAGCCGCCACCCAGCCCGCTGCTGTACCCACCAGGCCCCGCTGAGCCCAGGGCGCCCGAAGCTGAGGCGGCCCCGCTGGGGGTGGGTGAGGCCAGGACCTCCGAGGCGACCAAGGCCTTCACCCTGCCTGAGAAGGTGCTGCTTGAGGATGCCATGAAGCTCTTTGACTGCCTCCCGGGTGGTGCCGAGCCGGATGGGGCCCCTCACAAGGCCCCCGGGCCCACCCTGCCTGACAGCGGGGGCGGTGGGGACGACTCCTCCGGTGACATCCGCTCGCTACACCTGCCCGACGAGTTGCTGTCCTTCGACTACAGTGTACCCGAGATCCTGGACACTGTGTCCAACGTGGACTATTTTTTCAACTTCAAGGCGCTGGACGAGGAGCCACCACCGCAACCAGGCCCCCCGGCTGCCACCGCCGCGGCCCCCGCACTGCGAGCTGAGCCCCCTGGCAAGAGAAAGGCCGGCACCTCGACCTCCAAGAAGGGGAGGCAGGGTGGCAAGGGCAGGCAGGCTGCTGGCCTGGCCAGCGTTGCCCCCTCAGGGCCCAGGCAGGACCTGGAAGCCGCGCCCCATTAA
- the PRR22 gene encoding proline-rich protein 22 isoform X2, with the protein MSLVLPKPGLFPQPPVRPANRSPGPLAPRQVPRGKGYVPVQVGPKVGPCALSAMCAPGFGPPSPPTAGPRTASLRAALPATGFQMAPCGCFFDPRIYRIEWAATDFGQSSLYKLATVGGGGPAGGPASPSTYLLEPQHYLKAPGPPPLPPPYPHYQPLLPGGPQYLLPYFPEGPGPEALGFVGDGGPPTFVELPPPLIKEGLAPPLPPKESKLPPLLITLPAEAPLPAGPYSHLKGRLSQLQGPSEPPAFPIKEPPPSPLLYPPGPAEPRAPEAEAAPLGVGEARTSEATKAFTLPEKVLLEDAMKLFDCLPGGAEPDGAPHKAPGPTLPDSGGGGDDSSGDIRSLHLPDELLSFDYSVPEILDTVSNVDYFFNFKALDEEPPPQPGPPAATAAAPALRAEPPGKRKAGTSTSKKGRQGGKGRQAAGLASVAPSGPRQDLEAAPH; encoded by the coding sequence ATGTCCCTTGTCCTCCCAAAGCCAGGCCTGTTTCCCCAGCCCCCAGTCAGGCCTGCAAATCGAAGCCCAGGGCCCCTGGCCCCTAGACAGGTCCCCAGAGGCAAAGGCTATGTCCCTGTCCAGGTGGGCCCCAAAGTTGGTCCGTGTGCTCTGTCTGCCATGTGTGCCCCAGGGTTtgggccccccagcccccccacgGCAGGTCCCAGGACTGCTTCTCTCAGGGCCGCCCTCCCGGCCACAGGTTTCCAGATGGCGCCCTGCGGGTGCTTCTTTGACCCCCGCATCTACCGAATCGAGTGGGCCGCCACCGACTTCGGCCAGTCGTCTTTGTACAAGCTGGCGACAGTAGGCGGCGGGGGGCCTGCTGGGGGCCCCGCCTCGCCCAGCACCTACCTCCTGGAGCCCCAGCACTACCTCAAGGCCCCAGGGCCGCCTCCGCTGCCCCCGCCCTACCCCCACTACCAGCCGCTGCTGCCAGGGGGCCCCCAGTACCTCCTGCCTTATTTCCCAGAGGGGCCTGGGCCTGAGGCCCTGGGCTTCGTGGGGGATGGGGGACCCCCCACCTTCGTGGAGCTGCCTCCTCCCTTGATCAAGGAAGGCCTggcacccccactgccccccaaGGAGAGCAAACTGCCCCCACTGCTCATCACGCTGCCCGCCGAGGCCCCGCTGCCCGCTGGCCCCTACAGCCACCTCAAGGGCCGCCTGAGCCAGCTGCAGGGGCCCAGCGAGCCCCCCGCCTTCCCCATCAAGGAGCCGCCACCCAGCCCGCTGCTGTACCCACCAGGCCCCGCTGAGCCCAGGGCGCCCGAAGCTGAGGCGGCCCCGCTGGGGGTGGGTGAGGCCAGGACCTCCGAGGCGACCAAGGCCTTCACCCTGCCTGAGAAGGTGCTGCTTGAGGATGCCATGAAGCTCTTTGACTGCCTCCCGGGTGGTGCCGAGCCGGATGGGGCCCCTCACAAGGCCCCCGGGCCCACCCTGCCTGACAGCGGGGGCGGTGGGGACGACTCCTCCGGTGACATCCGCTCGCTACACCTGCCCGACGAGTTGCTGTCCTTCGACTACAGTGTACCCGAGATCCTGGACACTGTGTCCAACGTGGACTATTTTTTCAACTTCAAGGCGCTGGACGAGGAGCCACCACCGCAACCAGGCCCCCCGGCTGCCACCGCCGCGGCCCCCGCACTGCGAGCTGAGCCCCCTGGCAAGAGAAAGGCCGGCACCTCGACCTCCAAGAAGGGGAGGCAGGGTGGCAAGGGCAGGCAGGCTGCTGGCCTGGCCAGCGTTGCCCCCTCAGGGCCCAGGCAGGACCTGGAAGCCGCGCCCCATTAA